From Arachis stenosperma cultivar V10309 chromosome 2, arast.V10309.gnm1.PFL2, whole genome shotgun sequence, one genomic window encodes:
- the LOC130960369 gene encoding WEB family protein At2g38370-like: MELDGGGRAEIDTSAPFESVKEAVSRFGGLGYWKPIPNNSHILLQRQNEELDPGKLEEQAAVMEKELIVKERETLEVLKELESTKKLVENLKSKLQNEESEANLRLQMSVCDNVSSVKDIEEDKENRANLVLQLSNEGCISSSPGSILMELKQAKLNLNRTTNDIADVRVAVELLNKKLEKERISLEKTRERLTQNSSKISSLEEELNQTRIKLQVAKDAEIKGSLDDPSDITKELQRLSSEADHFKKMGEAARSEVMRAMSEIEQTKAMIRTAEIRLVAARKMKEAAIAAEDAALAEIKALSHGSSPGDCEQKHDGITLSFEEYTALTAKARDAEEHSKKRIVDAMLLVDEANLSKMDILKRVEEATEEVKTSKKALEEALERVEAANRGKLEVEEALRKWRSDGHKRRSSIHNSAKFKNSYPSHLRRDSRLLDVNGLDLENNEVNPVLNPTLSIGQILSRKLMVPDDFEARRSSAEARRSSAKRKVSLGQMLGKHSYYDPDQPFDRQVEKENGHHPQFSSAKRKKFGFARFSLLLTKQQKKKKPMLNLR; the protein is encoded by the exons ATGGAGCTTGACGGTGGTGGAAGAGCTGAGATTGATACATCGGCGCCTTTTGAATCCGTCAAGGAAGCTGTTTCTCGATTTGGTGGCCTTGGTTACTGGAAACCTATTCCCAATAATTCCCACATTCTACTTCAG CGCCAAAATGAAGAGCTTGACCCTGGAAAACTGGAAGAGCAAGCAGCAGTTATGGAGAAAGAACTAATAGTAAAAGAAAGGGAAACACTTGAAGTCTTGAAAGAACTCGAAAGTACCAAAAAGCTTGTAGAAAACTTGAAATCAAAGCTTCAGAATGAAGAATCCGAAGCGAATTTGAGGCTTCAGATGAGTGTCTGCGATAACGTATCTTCTGTCAAGGACATAGAAGAGGATAAGGAAAACCGAGCCAATCTTGTTCTTCAGCTTTCAAATGAAGGTTGTATTTCATCGTCTCCGGGTTCAATATTAATGGAACTGAAACAGGCGAAACTGAACCTGAACAGGACTACAAATGATATCGCCGATGTGCGAGTTGCTGTGGAATTGCTTAACAAGAAATTAGAGAAGGAAAGGATCTCCCTAGAGAAAACCCGTGAGAGGCTAACTCAGAATTCTTCAAAAATATCTTCACTTGAGGAAGAGCTGAACCAAACTAGAATTAAACTACAAGTTGCGAAAGATGCTGAAATTAAGGGCAGTTTAGATGATCCTTCCGATATCACAAAAGAGCTACAGAGATTGAGTTCTGAGGCTGATCATTTCAAGAAAATGGGAGAAGCAGCGAGATCAGAAGTCATGAGAGCAATGTCTGAGATTGAGCAGACCAAGGCTATGATAAGAACTGCCGAGATCAGGTTGGTTGCTGCCAGGAAAATGAAGGAAGCAGCTATAGCAGCCGAAGATGCCGCACTCGCAGAAATCAAAGCCTTATCACATGGTAGTTCACCCGGAGATTGTGAGCAAAAGCATGATGGGATTACTCTTTCCTTTGAGGAGTACACTGCCCTTACAGCCAAAGCTCGAGATGCCGAGGAGCATTCCAAGAAGAGAATCGTTGATGCTATGCTTCTAGTTGACGAAGCAAACTTATCGAAAATGGACATCTTGAAAAGGGTAGAGGAGGCAACAGAAGAAGTTAAAACCAGCAAGAAGGCCTTAGAAGAAGCTTTGGAGAGGGTAGAAGCTGCAAATAGAGGAAAGCTAGAAGTTGAAGAGGCTCTAAGGAAGTGGCGGTCTGACGGTCACAAAAGGCGTTCTTCTATACACAACTCTGCCAAATTCAAGAATTCATACCCATCTCACCTCCGTCGAGATTCGCGATTGCTCGATGTGAATGGGCTAGATCTGGAAAACAATGAAGTGAATCCTGTTCTAAACCCAACCCTATCCATAGGACAGATATTGAGCCGGAAGTTAATGGTGCCAGATGATTTTGAGGCCAGGAGAAGCTCAGCCGAAGCAAGGAGAAGCTCGGCAAAACGGAAGGTGTCGCTTGGTCAGATGCTCGGCAAACATAGTTATTATGACCCAGATCAACCTTTTGACAGGCAAGTTGAGAAAGAGAATGGTCATCATCCACAGTTCTCTTCTGCAAAGAGAAAGAAATTTGGGTTTGCTAGATTCTCTCTTCTTTTGACaaagcaacaaaaaaaaaagaagccaATGCTGAACTTGAGGTGA
- the LOC130963365 gene encoding uncharacterized protein LOC130963365, with translation MGFLFLIVLSAIWTCNANELAKPDEWSITIITSELNRDSGMCEFCEEYVAEALDYLNDNNTQNEIIGVLHKCCSYMQFYSNECTKLVDYYVPLFISKIASIDPQELCKDANICPFILNVQEDSCAKCRATVSAILIKLKDPETQIDIMRALMKACNNMEDLKEKCMRVVFKYGPWAIINAEKLLKTTDICTQLHVCKEEASIMEETLFLSDS, from the exons ATGGGGTTCTTGTTTCTGATTGTGTTAAGTGCTATCTGGACTTGTAATGCAAATGAACTTGCAAAACCAGATGAATGGAGCATCACCATAATAACTTCTG AACTAAACAGAGATTCAGGTATGTGTGAATTTTGTGAGGAATACGTGGCTGAGGCACTTGATTATCTTAATGATAACAACACACAAAATGAGATTATTGGTGTCCTTCATAAGTGTTGCTCTTATATGCAGTTTTACAGCAATGAG TGCACCAAATTGGTGGATTATTATGTTCCTCTTTTCATCTCAAAAATAGCTTCAATTGATCCTCAAGAACTCTGCAAAGACGCTAACATATGTCCATTCATACTAAATGTTCAAGAAGATAGCTGTGCCAAGTGCAGAGCTACTGTTTCGGCCATACTCATTAAGTTGAAAGATCCTGAAACACAG ATAGACATAATGAGGGCATTAATGAAGGCTTGCAACAATATGGAGGACTTAAAGGAGAAG TGCATGAGGGTGGTTTTTAAGTATGGACCTTGGGCAATTATAAATGCAGAGAAGTTACTCAAGACAACAGATATATGCACTCAGTTACATGTTTGCAAGGAAGAAGCCTCAATCATGGAAGAAACACTCTTTCTCTCCGACTCTTAA